In one Sporomusa sphaeroides DSM 2875 genomic region, the following are encoded:
- a CDS encoding Fe-S-containing hydro-lyase, with translation MKEAIKIVTPLTKEKACELKAGDLVLITGTIYTSRDAAHKRMTEALAAGEKLPVDFTDQIIYYVGPAPAKPGNAIGSAGPTTSGRMDAYTPRMLEEGLRGMIGKGYRSAEVVESMKEHGAVYFAATGGAAALIAKTIKKYEVVAYEDLGPEALSRLTVEDFPAIVVIDSEGRNFYDEGQAKYRNL, from the coding sequence ATGAAAGAAGCTATTAAAATAGTCACCCCGTTGACTAAAGAAAAAGCCTGTGAACTTAAAGCCGGTGACCTGGTGCTTATTACCGGCACTATCTATACATCCCGGGATGCTGCTCACAAGCGTATGACCGAAGCCTTGGCGGCAGGTGAGAAGCTGCCGGTTGATTTCACCGACCAGATCATCTATTATGTCGGTCCGGCTCCTGCTAAGCCAGGCAATGCTATCGGTTCAGCCGGCCCCACCACCAGCGGCCGTATGGACGCATACACTCCGCGTATGCTGGAAGAAGGCTTACGTGGCATGATTGGCAAAGGCTATCGTTCGGCGGAAGTGGTAGAGTCCATGAAAGAGCATGGTGCCGTATATTTTGCCGCCACCGGCGGTGCAGCGGCGCTTATTGCCAAAACCATTAAGAAATATGAAGTAGTAGCTTACGAGGATCTTGGACCTGAAGCATTGTCCCGCTTAACGGTAGAAGACTTCCCGGCCATTGTTGTTATTGACAGTGAAGGCCGGAACTTCTATGATGAAGGACAGGCTAAATACCGCAATCTGTAA
- a CDS encoding fumarate hydratase — protein sequence MRTIEASQITAAVAKLAVDANYYLTDDIRAALEAGQEREESPLGKAILGQLVENACIARDEQMPICQDTGMTVIFMEIGQDVHITGGNLEDAVNAGVAKGYTEGYLRKSVVMEPLFNRKNTGNNTPAVLHTSIVPGDKLKITLAPKGFGSENMSTLKMFKPSDGLPAIRKFLVDTIFNAGSNPCPPIVVGIGIGGTMEKAALLAKKALLRPITKRNPHEEYAKLEQEFLELVNNTGVGPQGLGGRVTALAVNIEYYSTHIAGLPVAININCHATRHAEVEL from the coding sequence ATGCGTACAATTGAAGCTTCTCAAATCACAGCCGCTGTAGCTAAACTGGCTGTTGATGCCAACTATTATTTGACAGATGATATCCGCGCCGCTTTGGAGGCTGGCCAGGAAAGAGAAGAATCACCCCTGGGCAAAGCCATTCTTGGCCAGTTAGTAGAAAATGCCTGTATTGCCCGTGACGAGCAAATGCCTATTTGCCAGGATACCGGCATGACGGTAATTTTCATGGAGATTGGCCAGGATGTCCATATTACCGGCGGCAATTTAGAAGATGCCGTTAACGCCGGGGTAGCCAAAGGCTATACCGAAGGCTATCTGCGCAAATCAGTGGTTATGGAACCGCTGTTTAACCGTAAGAATACCGGGAATAACACTCCTGCAGTACTGCATACCAGCATTGTTCCTGGTGACAAATTAAAAATTACCCTGGCTCCCAAAGGCTTTGGCAGTGAAAACATGAGCACTTTAAAAATGTTCAAGCCGTCCGATGGATTGCCGGCAATCAGAAAATTCCTTGTTGATACCATCTTTAACGCCGGCTCTAATCCCTGTCCGCCGATCGTTGTTGGTATTGGCATTGGCGGCACTATGGAAAAAGCGGCCCTGCTGGCGAAAAAAGCCTTGTTGCGCCCTATTACCAAACGCAACCCGCATGAAGAGTATGCCAAGCTGGAACAAGAATTCCTTGAGCTTGTCAACAATACAGGTGTCGGTCCGCAAGGCCTTGGCGGCCGGGTGACAGCGCTGGCTGTTAACATTGAATATTATTCAACACATATTGCCGGGTTGCCTGTGGCGATTAACATCAACTGTCATGCTACCCGTCATGCCGAAGTTGAATTGTAG
- the citC gene encoding [citrate (pro-3S)-lyase] ligase yields the protein MWGNYDMREINLDSTREVEAVRAFLADFDLTFDGAVEYTVAFFQNEEMVATGSLAGEVLRNIAVSPRLQGEGLTANVVSQLMQQARQRGIYHYFIYTKPTAAPMFAGLGFKEIARAEPHAVLLEAGLGSIEEYCREIAKKAESLPAGPRAALVVNCNPFTLGHKAVISKAAADNKAVVVLVVSEERSLFPFEVRLRLVQEGLAEFDNILVLPAGKYIISAATFPAYFTRGEAAFQAQTRLDATVFARYIAPALGVDRRYVGDEPYCATTSSYNEALADLLPQYGISLTVMPRIMSGSEPISASRVRELVRQENWPAIKELVPATTYQYLLSPEAQPVIARIKASHSRH from the coding sequence ATGTGGGGTAACTATGATATGCGGGAAATTAACCTTGACAGTACCCGGGAAGTGGAGGCTGTCCGTGCCTTTTTGGCAGACTTTGACCTCACTTTTGACGGTGCTGTTGAATATACGGTAGCCTTTTTTCAGAATGAGGAGATGGTTGCCACCGGCTCGCTGGCAGGTGAAGTGCTGCGAAATATTGCTGTTTCACCCCGGCTGCAGGGAGAAGGGCTAACCGCCAATGTGGTAAGCCAGCTCATGCAGCAGGCCAGACAGCGCGGCATATATCATTATTTTATTTACACCAAACCTACTGCCGCTCCGATGTTCGCCGGATTAGGTTTTAAAGAAATAGCCCGCGCCGAACCGCACGCCGTGCTGCTGGAAGCAGGCTTAGGTTCGATTGAGGAATATTGCCGGGAAATAGCTAAAAAGGCTGAAAGCCTGCCTGCAGGTCCCCGAGCGGCGCTTGTTGTTAACTGCAACCCGTTTACCCTGGGGCACAAAGCGGTAATTTCCAAGGCAGCCGCAGATAATAAGGCAGTTGTTGTGCTGGTTGTCAGTGAAGAGCGGTCTTTGTTTCCTTTTGAAGTACGCTTGCGCCTGGTACAGGAAGGTTTGGCCGAATTTGATAATATTCTGGTATTGCCTGCCGGAAAATATATTATTTCAGCGGCGACCTTTCCCGCTTACTTTACCCGGGGGGAGGCTGCTTTTCAAGCTCAGACCCGTCTGGATGCCACGGTATTTGCCCGCTACATTGCGCCGGCACTTGGTGTTGACAGGCGGTATGTCGGTGATGAGCCATATTGTGCGACAACTTCCAGTTATAACGAAGCTTTGGCTGACCTATTGCCGCAATATGGAATCAGTCTTACTGTTATGCCCCGGATTATGAGCGGCAGTGAGCCCATCAGTGCCTCGCGCGTGCGAGAACTCGTGCGCCAGGAAAATTGGCCTGCCATCAAAGAACTGGTGCCGGCAACAACCTATCAGTATTTGCTGTCACCGGAGGCTCAGCCTGTCATTGCCCGCATTAAAGCCAGTCATTCACGGCATTAA
- the citF gene encoding citrate lyase subunit alpha has translation MKNAIGRELPEYIEGYGKVRPFAGAFATRPDMERRAPKVKRILPGEQKLADDLETVFKRIPVTDGMTLSFHHHLRNGDGVVNMVLAVAAKLGIKDLTVALSSVFPVHAPILEHVKTGVVTGLDTNYMSGPVAQAVSRGEFPRPVVLRTHGGRGRAIECGQLKIDVAFIAAPAADDYGNLNGIEGPAACGSLGYAMPDAQFADHVVAITDNLMPYPLSPISIPQTRVDYVVKVDSIGDPKGIVSGTTKITRDPVGLKIAETTAKVIKAAGLIKDGFSFQTGAGGASLAAAYYVRQMMEEANVTGSFALGGITGYMVEMLECGLFKKLIDVQGFDLEAVRSLAANPNHLEVGADFYASPFNQGAAVNKLDAVVLGATEIDTNFNVNVVTGSDGVVMGGSGGHSDAAAGAKVTIIVANLLRGRLPIIMDRVLTATTPGETVDVLVTERGVAVNPRRTDLYEQFKAAGLPLKTVEELKELAEKIAGVPESISTQDKIVAVVEYRDGTVIDVVKQVG, from the coding sequence CTGAAAAATGCCATCGGCCGCGAACTGCCTGAATATATTGAGGGGTATGGCAAGGTACGGCCTTTTGCCGGCGCTTTTGCCACCAGGCCTGATATGGAGCGCCGGGCACCTAAAGTGAAACGGATTCTGCCTGGTGAGCAAAAACTGGCAGATGATTTGGAAACCGTGTTTAAACGTATCCCGGTTACCGACGGTATGACCTTGTCTTTTCACCATCACCTCAGAAATGGTGACGGTGTTGTAAATATGGTGCTGGCAGTGGCTGCCAAGCTGGGAATTAAAGATCTGACCGTTGCGTTAAGCTCTGTTTTCCCGGTGCATGCGCCAATTCTTGAACATGTTAAAACCGGTGTGGTTACAGGACTGGATACCAACTACATGTCCGGTCCGGTAGCCCAGGCCGTATCACGCGGTGAGTTTCCCCGTCCGGTTGTACTTAGAACCCATGGCGGCCGGGGCCGCGCCATTGAATGCGGCCAGCTCAAAATTGACGTAGCCTTTATTGCCGCCCCGGCGGCTGACGACTACGGCAACCTGAATGGCATCGAAGGTCCTGCGGCTTGCGGCTCACTGGGCTATGCCATGCCTGACGCGCAATTCGCTGATCATGTGGTGGCCATTACCGACAACCTGATGCCTTATCCGCTGTCTCCTATCTCCATCCCGCAAACCCGGGTGGATTATGTGGTTAAAGTAGACTCAATTGGTGACCCCAAAGGGATAGTGTCCGGCACAACCAAGATAACCCGCGACCCGGTGGGACTTAAAATTGCCGAAACTACCGCGAAAGTCATCAAAGCCGCCGGACTTATTAAAGACGGTTTTTCTTTTCAGACCGGAGCGGGCGGAGCATCACTGGCTGCTGCTTACTATGTGCGCCAAATGATGGAAGAAGCCAATGTCACCGGCAGTTTTGCCTTAGGCGGAATCACCGGCTATATGGTAGAAATGCTGGAGTGCGGCTTATTTAAGAAGCTTATTGACGTGCAAGGGTTTGATTTGGAAGCCGTACGCTCTCTGGCAGCCAATCCCAATCACTTGGAAGTGGGGGCCGACTTTTATGCCAGCCCGTTCAACCAGGGGGCAGCCGTAAACAAATTGGATGCTGTAGTATTGGGTGCTACTGAGATTGATACCAATTTTAACGTCAATGTTGTAACAGGTTCTGACGGTGTGGTTATGGGCGGTTCCGGTGGACACAGCGATGCTGCCGCCGGTGCTAAAGTAACCATTATTGTTGCCAATTTGCTGCGCGGTCGCCTGCCGATCATCATGGACAGGGTGCTGACAGCAACCACACCCGGCGAAACCGTCGACGTGCTGGTTACCGAACGCGGTGTTGCGGTTAATCCCCGCCGTACCGATTTGTACGAGCAGTTTAAAGCGGCAGGTTTACCGCTTAAAACTGTGGAAGAATTAAAAGAACTGGCTGAAAAAATTGCCGGTGTACCGGAAAGCATCTCCACTCAGGACAAAATTGTTGCTGTAGTTGAGTACCGTGACGGTACGGTAATTGATGTTGTAAAACAAGTAGGCTAG
- a CDS encoding HpcH/HpaI aldolase/citrate lyase family protein has protein sequence MDLRRTMLFMPGNNPGMLQNGGVFGADALILDLEDAVAPQEKDAARLLVAQALQTVDYATSEKVVRINPLDTFAAEDIKAIVPCRPDALLVPKVEKPEDIIEVVRMAAAAEQPGQPPVKLIALLETPAGIAEAYRIAKADARVVALAFGAEDYTAALGAKRTKEGTEIFSARSIVVNSAAAAGIQSIDTPFTDVNDREGLLEDTELAKQLGFKGKLAINPRQIDDIHKVFNPTDKDIDWAQRVIKSIRKAEAEGSGVASLDGKMVDAPIVARAERILYLARLLGLAKEGV, from the coding sequence ATGGATTTGCGCCGGACTATGCTCTTTATGCCAGGCAACAATCCTGGCATGCTGCAAAACGGCGGCGTATTCGGGGCCGATGCCCTGATTCTCGACCTGGAGGATGCAGTAGCGCCTCAGGAAAAAGACGCTGCCCGTCTGCTGGTTGCCCAAGCATTACAAACCGTGGATTATGCCACAAGTGAAAAAGTAGTGCGCATCAATCCCCTTGATACCTTTGCCGCAGAAGACATCAAGGCAATTGTGCCTTGCCGCCCGGATGCGCTGCTTGTTCCCAAAGTGGAAAAACCGGAAGATATTATTGAAGTGGTTCGTATGGCAGCAGCTGCCGAACAGCCGGGACAACCCCCGGTTAAGCTGATTGCTCTGTTGGAAACTCCTGCCGGTATTGCCGAAGCTTATCGCATTGCCAAAGCAGATGCGCGGGTAGTGGCGCTGGCTTTTGGCGCGGAAGACTATACCGCCGCCCTTGGTGCCAAACGTACCAAAGAAGGAACCGAAATTTTCAGTGCCAGGAGCATTGTGGTCAATAGTGCCGCTGCTGCCGGCATTCAATCGATCGATACCCCGTTTACCGATGTAAATGACCGGGAAGGTCTGCTTGAGGATACTGAACTCGCCAAACAGCTTGGGTTCAAAGGCAAATTAGCCATAAATCCGCGGCAAATTGACGACATCCACAAAGTGTTTAATCCTACTGACAAGGATATTGACTGGGCACAGCGGGTGATAAAATCCATCCGCAAAGCTGAAGCCGAAGGCTCAGGCGTAGCTTCGCTTGACGGCAAAATGGTGGATGCGCCCATTGTTGCCAGAGCGGAACGTATCCTGTATTTAGCCCGTTTGCTGGGCCTGGCAAAGGAGGGCGTATAA
- the citD gene encoding citrate lyase acyl carrier protein, with protein sequence MNALKPAQAGTLESNDIMITVAPGSKGSGVVIELESNVLTQYGQAIKQAIAAVAARQNVTDVYIKAVDRGALDCTIQARTLTALSRAGIILQKEMI encoded by the coding sequence ATGAATGCACTCAAACCGGCGCAAGCCGGTACTTTAGAATCGAATGATATTATGATAACAGTTGCGCCGGGCAGTAAAGGCAGCGGTGTCGTTATTGAGCTTGAGAGCAACGTTTTGACCCAGTACGGTCAGGCGATCAAGCAAGCTATTGCCGCCGTAGCTGCCAGGCAAAATGTTACCGATGTATATATTAAAGCCGTTGACAGAGGGGCACTTGACTGCACAATTCAGGCCCGTACCCTTACGGCTCTGAGCCGGGCCGGCATTATTCTCCAAAAGGAGATGATATAA
- a CDS encoding alanine-tRNA synthetase second additional domain-containing protein gives MKSAMMPGYGNQLMYSSYFAPRGRNRMYALGQQLSERYLSPLDRLIGIIGDAGAGKSSLVKGMFPGLELTNDDDGVNIRPLPLLKNIDRGFFSSHTYHVDIRFELAFTQIHELVEAVTLALAHNKRVIVEHFDLLYPMLKTNADVLIGVGGEVIVVRPTVFGPVPQEIRDVVVKTLQFRKMAHTAEDLTNRILVEEYGAILEFSHRDVHHGFVLEYPLELSADIKEVEAKVKKLIDEGIAISYCDEGHIKIGDLSWSCSGPRTHVRNTEDIENFRLVPEYKYDPKTRTYLIIGLVGPRSDTLDGFTLLNTINC, from the coding sequence ATGAAGTCTGCCATGATGCCAGGTTACGGCAATCAACTGATGTATTCCAGTTATTTTGCGCCGCGTGGACGCAACCGGATGTACGCTTTGGGACAGCAATTAAGTGAACGGTATTTATCGCCGCTTGACCGGCTTATCGGTATTATCGGTGATGCCGGCGCAGGCAAATCATCCTTGGTCAAGGGCATGTTTCCCGGTCTTGAGCTTACCAATGATGACGACGGCGTAAATATCAGACCACTGCCGCTGCTCAAAAATATCGACAGAGGCTTTTTTTCAAGCCATACCTATCATGTGGATATCCGGTTTGAACTGGCGTTTACGCAAATACACGAATTAGTTGAAGCTGTTACCCTGGCGCTGGCTCATAATAAACGGGTTATCGTCGAACATTTTGATCTTTTGTATCCTATGCTCAAAACCAACGCCGATGTACTCATCGGCGTTGGCGGCGAGGTTATTGTTGTAAGGCCGACGGTGTTCGGGCCGGTGCCGCAGGAAATACGCGACGTTGTTGTCAAAACTTTGCAGTTCCGTAAGATGGCACACACGGCGGAAGACCTTACCAACCGCATTCTGGTGGAAGAGTATGGCGCTATTCTGGAATTTAGCCATCGTGATGTCCATCACGGTTTTGTCCTTGAATATCCGCTGGAGCTATCTGCCGATATTAAAGAAGTTGAAGCTAAGGTTAAGAAGCTGATTGATGAAGGAATAGCTATAAGCTACTGTGATGAAGGCCATATTAAGATTGGCGATTTGTCCTGGTCGTGTTCAGGACCGCGCACCCATGTGCGCAATACTGAAGATATTGAGAATTTCCGGCTTGTGCCGGAATATAAATATGACCCTAAAACGCGTACCTATCTCATTATCGGTCTTGTTGGACCGAGGTCTGACACCCTTGATGGCTTTACACTTTTAAATACCATCAATTGCTAG
- a CDS encoding methylaspartate ammonia-lyase, translating into MKIVDVVCSKGRTGFYFDDQRAIKAGAGHDGFTYIGEPITEGFKSVRQAGEAVSVMLVLEDGQIAYGDCAAVQYSGAGGRDPLFLADDFIPVIEKMIKPRLVGRELSSFRTLAEEIDSLNDESGKRIHTALRYGVTQAILDGVAKAKKQLMCEVVAEEYNTTVSDKAIAIFTQSGDDRYNNVDKMIIKAAEVLPHGLINNVKEKLGENGELLVKYVAWLRDRVAQLKTTGEYQPVLHIDVYGTIGQAFNNDVERIVSYMRELEKTAAPLKLRIEGPVDVEERERQIEVLAQITSRLHEEKINVEIVADEWCNTLQDIKDFADKGAGDMLQIKTPDLGGINNTIEAVLYCHEKGVGAYQGGTCNETNRSAEVCVHAAMATKPVQILAKPGMGVDEGYMIVYNEMQRILAVRNARK; encoded by the coding sequence ATGAAAATAGTTGACGTAGTATGCTCCAAAGGCCGTACCGGTTTTTACTTTGACGATCAGCGGGCGATCAAAGCCGGCGCTGGCCATGACGGTTTCACTTACATCGGAGAACCTATTACCGAAGGTTTTAAATCAGTTCGCCAAGCCGGCGAAGCGGTATCGGTAATGCTTGTTCTTGAAGACGGACAAATTGCTTACGGCGATTGCGCAGCCGTTCAATACAGCGGTGCAGGCGGACGCGACCCGCTGTTCCTGGCCGACGACTTCATTCCTGTTATTGAAAAAATGATTAAGCCCCGTCTGGTTGGCCGTGAGCTTTCCTCTTTCAGAACGCTTGCCGAAGAAATTGACAGCCTGAACGACGAGAGTGGCAAGCGGATTCATACCGCCCTGCGTTATGGCGTAACCCAGGCCATCCTTGACGGTGTTGCCAAAGCAAAAAAACAACTCATGTGCGAAGTGGTTGCCGAAGAATACAATACTACCGTCAGCGACAAAGCCATTGCTATCTTCACCCAGTCCGGCGACGACCGCTATAACAATGTTGACAAAATGATTATTAAAGCCGCTGAAGTACTGCCGCACGGTCTTATCAATAATGTTAAAGAAAAACTGGGCGAAAACGGCGAACTGCTGGTTAAATATGTTGCTTGGCTGAGAGACCGTGTAGCCCAGCTCAAAACCACTGGCGAGTACCAGCCGGTATTGCATATTGACGTGTATGGAACTATCGGCCAGGCTTTCAACAACGATGTTGAGCGCATCGTAAGCTATATGCGTGAACTGGAAAAAACCGCAGCTCCTTTAAAACTCCGCATTGAAGGTCCTGTTGACGTGGAAGAGCGTGAAAGACAAATTGAAGTACTTGCCCAAATTACTTCCCGTCTGCATGAAGAAAAAATCAATGTTGAAATTGTTGCCGACGAATGGTGCAACACACTGCAAGACATCAAAGACTTTGCCGATAAAGGCGCCGGTGACATGCTGCAAATCAAAACTCCTGACCTTGGCGGCATCAACAACACCATCGAAGCTGTACTGTACTGCCATGAAAAAGGGGTTGGCGCTTATCAAGGCGGCACCTGCAACGAAACTAACCGTTCAGCCGAAGTATGCGTCCACGCTGCTATGGCTACCAAGCCTGTACAAATTCTGGCTAAACCTGGCATGGGTGTAGACGAAGGTTATATGATAGTTTATAATGAAATGCAACGTATTTTAGCAGTACGTAACGCCCGTAAGTAA
- a CDS encoding methylaspartate mutase subunit E, with protein sequence MELKNKKWSLDEFNAIRAEVLKTWPTGEGVNFEEGVKYQETIPAKRHFAKLLVKAKKNGETLTQPRAGVALIDEHINLLNFLRTEGEADLLPSTIDSYTRQNQYKEAQNGIEESLKAGRSLLNGFPAVNHGVEGVRRVVESVDGALQVRHGTPDARLLAEITMAAGYTSYEGGGISYNIPYAKSVSLEKTIFDWQYCDRLTGLYAEHGIEINREPFGPLTGTLVPPSISHAVAVIEGILAAEQGVKNITLGYGQCGNLVQDIAAIRALEELGEEYMAKHGYQDMVLTTVFHQWMGGFPQDEAKAFAVISWGAAAAALSKATKVIVKTPHEALGIPTKEANAMGLRTTKQMINMLKDQVFPQTRELELEINMIKAETRCILDKVFELGGGDYAIGTVRAFEAGVLDVPFAPSKFSLNKILPARDNNGAVRLFDVGNLPFTPDIVAFHQDKIAERAKAEGRAASFQMVIDDIYAISKGRLVGRP encoded by the coding sequence ATGGAACTTAAGAATAAAAAGTGGTCGCTTGACGAATTTAATGCCATTCGCGCAGAAGTTCTCAAAACCTGGCCAACTGGTGAAGGTGTAAATTTTGAAGAAGGCGTAAAATATCAGGAAACTATTCCGGCCAAGCGTCATTTTGCCAAGCTGTTGGTAAAAGCTAAGAAAAACGGGGAAACCCTTACTCAGCCGCGTGCCGGTGTTGCTCTGATTGATGAGCATATCAACCTCTTGAACTTCCTTAGAACAGAAGGGGAAGCTGATCTTCTGCCTTCGACTATTGACAGCTACACTCGTCAAAACCAATACAAAGAAGCCCAAAACGGCATCGAAGAAAGCCTCAAGGCCGGTCGTTCACTTTTGAATGGCTTCCCGGCTGTTAACCATGGTGTAGAAGGCGTTCGCCGCGTAGTGGAAAGCGTAGACGGAGCGCTTCAGGTTCGTCATGGCACTCCTGATGCCAGACTGTTAGCAGAAATTACCATGGCTGCCGGTTACACCTCTTACGAGGGCGGCGGTATTTCCTACAATATCCCGTACGCAAAAAGCGTTTCTCTGGAAAAAACCATTTTTGACTGGCAGTATTGCGACCGTCTGACCGGTCTGTATGCTGAGCACGGTATCGAAATTAACCGCGAGCCGTTCGGACCGTTGACAGGTACCTTGGTACCGCCAAGCATTTCCCATGCGGTTGCTGTAATTGAAGGTATCCTGGCTGCCGAGCAGGGTGTAAAAAATATTACCCTGGGCTATGGCCAGTGCGGTAACCTGGTGCAGGATATTGCTGCCATCAGAGCATTGGAAGAGCTGGGCGAAGAATACATGGCCAAACATGGCTATCAGGATATGGTTCTTACCACTGTTTTCCATCAATGGATGGGCGGATTCCCGCAGGATGAAGCGAAAGCCTTCGCTGTAATTTCCTGGGGTGCTGCGGCTGCGGCTCTGTCCAAAGCCACGAAGGTTATTGTTAAGACTCCGCACGAAGCGCTCGGCATTCCGACCAAAGAAGCCAACGCTATGGGCCTGAGGACTACCAAGCAAATGATCAACATGCTCAAAGATCAGGTATTCCCACAGACCCGCGAACTGGAGCTTGAAATTAACATGATTAAAGCCGAAACTCGCTGCATTCTTGACAAAGTATTTGAATTGGGCGGCGGCGACTATGCTATCGGTACTGTACGCGCTTTTGAAGCCGGTGTACTTGACGTACCGTTTGCACCAAGCAAATTCAGCCTGAACAAAATCCTGCCTGCCCGCGACAATAATGGCGCTGTTCGCCTGTTTGACGTTGGCAACCTGCCGTTCACGCCTGATATTGTTGCTTTCCACCAGGACAAAATTGCTGAGCGTGCCAAGGCAGAAGGCCGTGCGGCAAGCTTCCAGATGGTAATTGATGATATCTATGCCATCTCCAAAGGCCGTCTGGTAGGCCGTCCGTAA